The Calorimonas adulescens genome contains a region encoding:
- the lexA gene encoding transcriptional repressor LexA, whose protein sequence is MAKRVSKASKQLSEPQERILEYIKETMKVKGYPPSVRDVCNALGFNSTATVYEHFKSLEKKGYIRRDPSKPRAIEVIDSKISFVSREIIEVPIIGKVTAGKPILAVENIEEYFPLPLDFIQGDSKDEKFFMLRVRGDSMVNVGILNGDYVIVREQSFAFNGDIIVALVDDSATIKRYYKEKGHIRLQPENPFMDALIFEKESDVNILGKVIGAIRRI, encoded by the coding sequence ATGGCTAAAAGAGTAAGTAAAGCAAGTAAACAATTGAGCGAACCACAAGAGCGTATATTAGAATATATTAAGGAAACAATGAAAGTGAAGGGTTATCCCCCCTCTGTTCGTGATGTATGTAATGCACTTGGTTTTAACTCAACTGCAACTGTCTATGAGCACTTTAAATCACTTGAAAAAAAAGGATACATAAGAAGAGATCCTTCAAAACCACGTGCTATTGAAGTGATAGACAGCAAGATATCATTTGTTAGCAGAGAAATTATAGAAGTACCAATAATAGGAAAAGTTACGGCTGGAAAGCCAATTTTGGCAGTAGAAAATATTGAAGAATATTTTCCTTTGCCTCTGGACTTTATACAGGGCGATTCAAAGGATGAAAAATTTTTTATGCTTAGGGTAAGAGGAGACAGCATGGTCAATGTAGGCATATTAAACGGCGACTATGTAATAGTGCGAGAGCAATCCTTTGCATTTAATGGGGATATTATAGTGGCACTAGTAGATGATAGTGCCACTATAAAAAGATACTATAAAGAAAAGGGACATATTAGACTGCAACCTGAAAATCCTTTTATGGATGCTTTGATCTTTGAAAAAGAAAGTGATGTTAATATTCTTGGAAAGGTTATTGGTGCTATACGCCGTATATAA
- a CDS encoding AAA family ATPase, with product MLERNKFFSSIFGLKGSQKGSFSDYDLNSALDELNSLVGLTNVKDLIKQLEAYICLEGMRKEKGLKYEPLTLHMIFKGNPGTGKTTVARLLGKIFKGIGILSKGHVVEVERADLVGEYIGHTAQKTRDVVKKSIGGIMFIDEAYSLARGGEKDFGKEAIDTLVKAMEDHKNEFILILAGYRDEMEYFLNTNPGLKSRFAFQFDFSDYTIDELMLISDKMTSDRDYKLTFKAKRKIYRLLIRCLNDNKLKEGNARLVRNIIEKSIMNQAVRIYKKSSIEKSDLIFIEDVDIPDNIFY from the coding sequence ATGCTTGAGCGAAATAAATTTTTCTCAAGTATTTTTGGGCTAAAAGGAAGCCAAAAAGGTTCTTTCTCGGATTATGACCTTAACAGTGCTCTTGATGAGCTTAATAGCCTAGTAGGTTTGACGAATGTTAAGGACTTGATAAAACAGCTTGAGGCATATATATGTTTAGAGGGTATGAGAAAAGAAAAGGGGTTAAAATATGAGCCATTAACACTACATATGATTTTTAAAGGTAATCCTGGTACTGGAAAGACTACAGTGGCCAGGCTGCTGGGTAAAATTTTTAAAGGTATCGGGATATTGAGTAAGGGACATGTGGTTGAGGTAGAAAGGGCTGATCTGGTTGGTGAATACATAGGACATACTGCCCAAAAAACGAGAGATGTTGTAAAAAAATCTATCGGAGGTATTATGTTTATTGATGAGGCGTATTCACTTGCCAGAGGCGGCGAAAAGGACTTTGGGAAAGAAGCTATAGATACTCTTGTCAAGGCAATGGAGGATCATAAGAATGAATTTATTTTGATTTTAGCTGGATATAGAGACGAGATGGAATATTTTTTGAATACAAATCCTGGTTTAAAGTCCAGGTTTGCGTTTCAATTTGACTTTTCTGATTATACTATAGACGAGTTAATGTTAATATCAGATAAAATGACCTCAGATAGGGATTATAAATTAACGTTTAAGGCAAAAAGAAAGATATATAGGTTACTTATTAGATGTTTGAATGATAATAAATTAAAAGAAGGAAACGCAAGATTGGTGAGAAATATCATTGAAAAATCCATAATGAATCAGGCGGTAAGGATATACAAAAAGTCATCTATTGAAAAAAGTGACCTTATTTTTATTGAAGATGTAGATATACCTGATAATATATTCTACTGA
- a CDS encoding tyrosine recombinase XerC, protein MDNMGLPSIVNDYLNYMLTIKGKSKNTVEAYGYDLEIFFKFMKCRKNKLKQTDFDQISIEDIDIEFIKKINLNDLYAFLSYVSNERNNGARARARKVACIRSFYNFLHKKLRVIEYNPTSELESPKIGQRNPVYLDLEESKKLLNSICGPFFERDYAIITLFLNCGLRLSELVSIDISSIKGDTLRVTGKGNKERTIYLNKACISAIKNYLSVRPVDGVVDRDALFLSKRKKRISPKTVQYIVKKYIKLANLDVNKYSTHKLRHTAATLMYKYGKVDIRTLQNILGHSNVSTTQIYTHIDEDILRNAVSKNPLSEP, encoded by the coding sequence ATGGACAATATGGGATTACCATCAATTGTTAACGATTATCTAAATTATATGTTAACCATTAAGGGAAAATCTAAAAATACTGTTGAGGCTTATGGATATGACCTTGAAATTTTCTTTAAGTTCATGAAGTGCCGTAAAAATAAATTAAAACAAACAGATTTTGATCAAATTTCCATTGAGGATATAGATATAGAGTTCATTAAAAAAATCAATTTAAATGACCTTTATGCATTTCTTTCATATGTCTCAAATGAAAGAAATAACGGTGCAAGAGCAAGAGCAAGAAAAGTAGCGTGTATTAGATCCTTTTATAATTTTTTACACAAAAAACTAAGGGTCATAGAGTACAATCCGACATCGGAATTAGAATCTCCAAAAATCGGACAACGAAATCCAGTATATCTTGACCTTGAAGAAAGTAAAAAATTGCTAAATTCAATATGTGGACCATTTTTTGAAAGGGATTATGCTATTATAACCCTGTTTCTAAACTGTGGACTAAGATTATCAGAGCTTGTAAGCATTGATATTAGCAGCATAAAAGGTGATACATTAAGAGTAACTGGCAAAGGCAATAAGGAAAGGACCATCTATTTAAATAAGGCTTGTATTAGTGCTATAAAAAATTATTTATCGGTTCGTCCGGTAGATGGTGTTGTAGACAGAGACGCACTTTTCCTCAGCAAACGGAAAAAACGTATATCTCCAAAGACCGTGCAGTATATTGTAAAAAAATATATAAAGTTGGCAAATCTTGATGTAAACAAATATTCTACCCATAAGTTAAGGCATACTGCAGCAACATTAATGTACAAATATGGTAAGGTGGACATCAGGACATTGCAAAATATTCTTGGACATAGTAATGTATCTACCACACAGATTTATACTCATATTGATGAAGACATTTTAAGGAATGCTGTAAGCAAGAATCCATTATCAGAACCATAA
- a CDS encoding aminotransferase class I/II-fold pyridoxal phosphate-dependent enzyme, which yields MQFIPEVIVKKLDINKDLVKLASMILEELQGIYSEVDRTVLVNQFKVIEAMQRAKLSYNHFIFSTGYGYGDIGRDVVDTIFSYVFNTEDALVRPHFVSGTHALSTALFGVLRPGDELIYATGVPYDTMKTVINGRTGEGSLKEYDIKYKEIALNDDGFIDTKSLIKSISSKTRVVMFQRSKGYSWRPSLDVNSLGMAIKAVKEIKNDVICMVDNCYGEFVEDIEPSDVGADIVAGSLIKNPGGGIAVSGGYIAGKKELIEKISYRYSAPGLGKHMGTNFGNSRNILQGLFMAPHVVGQALKGAIFSSSLFEKLGFEVNPAYNTRRTDIIQAVKLCDPKKLISFCRGIQKSNPVDSFVKPEPWDMPGYDDKIIMSSGGFVDGSSIELSADAPLREPFILYIQGGVTFEHYIIGILMAIQNMLDEKLIKI from the coding sequence ATGCAGTTTATACCAGAGGTTATAGTAAAAAAACTTGACATAAATAAGGATTTAGTTAAACTTGCAAGTATGATTCTTGAAGAACTGCAAGGTATCTATAGTGAGGTCGATAGAACAGTATTAGTTAACCAATTTAAAGTGATAGAGGCTATGCAAAGAGCAAAGCTTTCTTATAATCATTTTATATTCAGTACAGGTTATGGATACGGTGATATAGGCAGAGATGTTGTTGACACTATTTTCTCATATGTGTTTAACACTGAGGACGCCCTTGTAAGACCTCATTTTGTATCTGGTACCCATGCACTCAGCACTGCATTATTTGGAGTTTTAAGGCCGGGAGATGAGTTAATATACGCCACTGGTGTGCCTTATGATACTATGAAAACTGTTATAAATGGTAGGACAGGAGAGGGGAGTCTGAAAGAATATGATATAAAATATAAAGAAATAGCATTAAATGATGATGGGTTCATAGACACAAAAAGCTTAATTAAAAGTATAAGCAGTAAAACAAGAGTTGTTATGTTTCAAAGATCAAAAGGATATTCGTGGAGACCTTCACTTGACGTTAATTCGCTGGGGATGGCAATAAAAGCAGTTAAAGAGATTAAAAATGATGTTATCTGCATGGTGGATAATTGCTATGGTGAATTCGTTGAAGATATAGAACCATCAGATGTAGGTGCCGATATAGTGGCAGGATCGCTAATAAAAAATCCCGGTGGAGGAATTGCAGTTAGTGGTGGGTATATAGCAGGTAAAAAGGAGCTCATTGAAAAAATTTCATATAGATATTCAGCTCCTGGCCTTGGGAAGCATATGGGGACTAATTTTGGTAACTCACGTAATATATTACAAGGTCTGTTTATGGCTCCTCATGTCGTTGGCCAGGCCCTTAAAGGAGCTATTTTTTCATCCAGTTTGTTTGAAAAACTCGGTTTTGAGGTAAACCCAGCATATAACACAAGAAGGACTGACATAATTCAAGCTGTAAAACTATGTGACCCTAAAAAACTAATCTCATTTTGTCGCGGGATACAAAAATCAAATCCTGTAGATAGCTTTGTGAAACCGGAACCATGGGATATGCCAGGCTACGACGATAAAATAATAATGAGCTCCGGGGGTTTTGTCGATGGTTCTTCAATTGAGCTAAGTGCTGATGCACCATTAAGAGAACCATTTATACTGTATATTCAAGGTGGAGTTACTTTCGAACATTATATTATAGGAATTCTTATGGCTATTCAAAATATGCTTGATGAAAAACTAATTAAAATATAA
- a CDS encoding methyl-accepting chemotaxis protein has product MFNKKSGIELIISEFIQENLYNVSKLKKNLGNGRLGRMINNMFNTVFNVIGRMQRASEEIRYLTNTIKANSSETRIASNQIASAMDQIAASTQNEARLSQELMNQINIVNDTSNVILKKSQYGADTTGQLKEKVKTTQNVLTELTEQINQLGMANRETANTMNELVDLTKRITEFVNVITDIAKKTNLLSLNAAIEAARAGEAGRSFTVVANEIRGLANQTESAVKQIEELSIAIQMGAQNSTNQINHSIATMETNIIKTDETNKTFSDLKQDIDNMIEVINEISGLTKKQIEQLSSSVQTAELITSAIQESATEIEEITSSIQQEDTAIEEIDNSIGKLDKLANELFNITYNYTSEKYLTDLSQKNISAAVNILQKLIEEPGIMEMNKNNHKKVVYSYYEKHKDIISTLLTLDSKGNVLAITSDTNVSNFVFREWFQKAIEGEIFCSRPYITVATNDVNVTVSAPIKDRAGNIIGVVAANVLI; this is encoded by the coding sequence ATGTTTAATAAGAAGAGCGGTATTGAGCTTATAATATCAGAATTTATACAAGAAAACCTTTATAATGTTTCTAAGTTAAAAAAGAATCTTGGCAACGGTAGATTAGGCAGGATGATTAATAATATGTTTAATACCGTTTTCAATGTTATTGGGAGAATGCAAAGGGCTTCTGAAGAGATTAGATATTTAACAAACACAATAAAAGCTAACTCATCGGAGACAAGGATTGCTTCAAATCAGATAGCCTCTGCAATGGACCAAATTGCTGCTTCTACGCAGAATGAGGCTCGGTTAAGTCAGGAACTCATGAATCAAATAAATATCGTCAATGATACCTCAAATGTTATATTGAAAAAATCACAGTATGGAGCTGATACCACAGGTCAATTAAAAGAGAAGGTTAAAACTACTCAGAATGTTTTAACTGAGTTGACTGAACAGATAAATCAACTGGGAATGGCTAACAGAGAAACTGCAAATACAATGAATGAGCTGGTTGATTTGACAAAACGCATAACAGAATTTGTGAATGTGATAACTGATATTGCTAAAAAGACTAATTTGTTATCATTGAATGCTGCGATTGAGGCTGCAAGAGCAGGTGAGGCTGGGAGAAGTTTTACTGTGGTAGCAAATGAGATAAGGGGCCTGGCCAACCAGACTGAATCTGCTGTAAAACAAATAGAAGAACTATCAATTGCCATTCAAATGGGGGCTCAAAACTCTACCAATCAGATAAATCATAGTATTGCAACCATGGAAACCAATATTATTAAAACTGATGAAACTAATAAGACATTTAGTGACCTCAAACAGGATATAGATAATATGATAGAAGTCATAAATGAAATTTCTGGTTTGACTAAAAAGCAGATAGAGCAGTTATCATCTAGTGTACAGACCGCAGAGCTTATAACATCAGCAATTCAAGAATCAGCGACCGAGATAGAAGAGATTACTTCCTCTATACAACAGGAGGATACTGCTATTGAAGAAATAGATAATTCAATTGGGAAACTTGATAAGTTGGCCAATGAATTATTTAATATAACATATAATTATACATCTGAAAAATATTTAACAGATTTGTCTCAAAAGAATATTTCTGCTGCAGTAAATATTTTGCAAAAATTGATTGAAGAGCCCGGAATTATGGAGATGAATAAAAATAATCACAAGAAAGTCGTCTATAGTTATTATGAAAAACATAAAGATATTATAAGCACTCTCCTTACTCTTGATTCTAAAGGTAACGTTTTGGCCATAACATCTGATACAAATGTAAGTAATTTTGTCTTCAGAGAATGGTTTCAAAAGGCAATTGAAGGTGAGATATTTTGCTCTCGTCCATATATTACTGTAGCAACCAATGATGTAAATGTTACTGTTTCTGCACCGATAAAGGATCGAGCTGGAAATATTATTGGTGTAGTGGCAGCTAACGTTTTAATATAA
- a CDS encoding peptidoglycan-binding domain-containing protein gives MKDGLGSRILKLGSIGPDVRELQLILQSLGYNPGPIDGIYGHRTMNAVMRFQKDNGLTVDGIVGPETLNMIYQLYP, from the coding sequence CAAGGATTTTAAAGTTAGGCAGCATAGGGCCTGATGTAAGAGAACTGCAACTTATCCTACAAAGTTTGGGATATAACCCAGGTCCTATCGATGGCATATATGGACACAGGACAATGAATGCTGTAATGAGGTTTCAAAAAGATAATGGCCTTACTGTAGATGGGATTGTTGGTCCAGAAACATTAAATATGATTTATCAATTGTACCCATAA